GGATCGTTTTTGCCGGTATGGGCTGGCTGGTAACGCAGCATTTGCAGTATTTTCGCCAGCATTATCCACAAGGCTGGAAACATATTCGCCGCTATCCGTATAAAATCGCAGCCAATATTGCGGTCATTTTCGCGCTGATTATTATGGTTGGCGTGAATATGCCTGAGGTACAGCCCGCCTTGACAGACCCCTATACGGCGTGGACTCAGCGGAATAGCTCTACTACTGTCGGGATCAACAATGGTCCTGGGGCGATGAATCAGCGGATGAGCACTGCGTCGGGCTATAGTCGCCAGGATAATCGTTTGGGTGGAGGCTTTAATTTTGATTATTCTCCCGTTATGACCATTATGACCAATCAGCGAAGCTATTGGCGGGGGGAGTCGAAACGGATCTATTCAGGTACAGGCTGGAGTGATGCCGGCAACGATGATCAAACACTAAATGATGTGTCCATGACCGCAGAGCTGGAAAATACACAGGAAACGCGGCATTCGACCGAGCAGGTCGTTCAAACGATTACGATGCAAAATGATCAGAGCTATCCGGTTCTGTTTGGCGCCTATTCGATCCATCGTGTTCAATCTGTCGACAGAGATTCTCGGGCTAATGGGTTGCGTTGGAATCCAGAACAGTCAGAACTGCTTTGGAGCGCAGGCTCCCGAAGAACCGCTTATCCCAAAACGTATACCCTGGTATCCTATGTGCCTGTAATTCCCGAGAAAGTGCTGCGTACAAAAACCTTTAGTGATCTATATGGGGCAAACAAACAGGAAGCTTACTTGCAAATTCCAGATGAGTTGCCGCAGCGAGTGCGTGATTTGGCTAAAAACATAACGTCAACAGCCAAAACGCCGTATGAAAAGGTCGGACTGCTACAGAAGTATTTACAGCAAAATTATGCATATACCAATAATCCGGACCTCTCACGAAAAAGAAGCAACGATTTTGTAGATGCTTTTCTATTTGAAATCCGAGAGGGCTATTGCGATTATTACTCGACTTCGCTAGTCATGATGGCTCGTTCGATTGGGGTTCCGGCCCGTTGGGTCAAAGGATATGCGCCTGGTCAGCAGACGTTTTCAGATGAAGCAACAACGGACGATGCTGGTGAAAATATGTCCTCTTACTCTGTAACAAATGCGGATGCCCATTCCTGGGCGGAAGTATATTTGGGTGAATACGGCTGGGTTCCTGTAGAAGCTACGCCGGGCTTTGATATGCCGTTGCTTACCGAACAGGAGGATACAAAGACACCTGATGCCCCCGAGGTCAAAGATCAGCCTGAACCGGAACAGCCTGGACAGACTCCTCAGGTTAATGCAGAGGAAGGGTTAAAGATTCATCCGGCCTTTATAGCTGTGGCGGCTGCAATCCTTATGCTGTGGGCTGCATATATTATTTGGCGTAATCGCGCGGATATCCACTTTTACCTGCTGCGCTTGCGCAGAGGGAAGCCGCTGACCCCAGATGAAAAGGTAATTGTCGAAACAGAACACTGGTTAGGGTACATGCGAAGAAAGGGATTTGGGCGTGCCAGTCACGAGACGCTGCGAGAATCGGTTGACAGATGGTCGATAGAAGCACCGGAACGTGCGGCCATTTTACAACAGCTGCTCAGACGGTTTGAGCAAGCGCGTTATAGTCCATCTTCAGTAACCGCGGAGGATTGGCGTCAGGTTCGAAAGCAAGTTTCCCTGTTGCATAAGGAAGGACGGACAAGACGATGGGCTGGACGAAAAGCTGCGCCAGATCAGAAGGATAAAGTGTAGTCATTTTCTCCAGGCTCAAATGCCGTCGATTTTATAATCTTTATCTATAGGCTGGGTAAAAAAGCTGTCCGTTTGTTGCGGATAGCTTTTTACTAAGCCATAGTAATATGGTATAGTTTGTCGTATGAAACTGAGGTGACCGACGTTGTTTGAAATGCTCATGCCCAAATTACGGGTGAAAACCGTCTTTGATATTGATCTTGAAGGCTTGTATGCTCAAGGATATCGCGGCATTATTACGGATCTGGATAACACGCTGGTTGGCGCAAAAGCGCCGAACGCGACTCCCGAGCTGGTGGCCTGGTTCGAAAAGGTCAAACAGACGGGTTTTAAGCTTGTCATCGTGTCCAATAACAATATGAACCGTGTATCCATGTTTGCTACACCTTTGGACATTGAATTTATACATGCTGCACGGAAACCCTCCAACTCGTCCTTTCGCAGAGCCATTCGTATGATGGAGCTTACTCCGGAAGAGACTATTATGGTCGGGGACCAAATGTTGACGGACGTATTAGGTGGCAACCGACTGGGATTGCATACGGTGTTGGTGTTGCCGATATCCATCCATGATGAGGGAGTTATGACCCGCTTTAATCGGCGGTTGGAGCGAATCGCGCTCACAA
This DNA window, taken from Paenibacillus kribbensis, encodes the following:
- a CDS encoding YqeG family HAD IIIA-type phosphatase gives rise to the protein MFEMLMPKLRVKTVFDIDLEGLYAQGYRGIITDLDNTLVGAKAPNATPELVAWFEKVKQTGFKLVIVSNNNMNRVSMFATPLDIEFIHAARKPSNSSFRRAIRMMELTPEETIMVGDQMLTDVLGGNRLGLHTVLVLPISIHDEGVMTRFNRRLERIALTRLRKKGLWLEEEKKND
- a CDS encoding DUF4129 domain-containing transglutaminase family protein, with the protein product MKSWLQSLKGSWALAFTFLWIIIIAMQWVSFASELWMEETRTLVLMTITMLALVKILLPFRPWIEFIIKAATLFFILYRTLVAYSIIIPFGGAANRLDQFISNMSPYIWFSLIAWLIIEMVPLIVTTKQRIIVFVGINIAALAVLDSFTPTVLWEEVAWIVFAGMGWLVTQHLQYFRQHYPQGWKHIRRYPYKIAANIAVIFALIIMVGVNMPEVQPALTDPYTAWTQRNSSTTVGINNGPGAMNQRMSTASGYSRQDNRLGGGFNFDYSPVMTIMTNQRSYWRGESKRIYSGTGWSDAGNDDQTLNDVSMTAELENTQETRHSTEQVVQTITMQNDQSYPVLFGAYSIHRVQSVDRDSRANGLRWNPEQSELLWSAGSRRTAYPKTYTLVSYVPVIPEKVLRTKTFSDLYGANKQEAYLQIPDELPQRVRDLAKNITSTAKTPYEKVGLLQKYLQQNYAYTNNPDLSRKRSNDFVDAFLFEIREGYCDYYSTSLVMMARSIGVPARWVKGYAPGQQTFSDEATTDDAGENMSSYSVTNADAHSWAEVYLGEYGWVPVEATPGFDMPLLTEQEDTKTPDAPEVKDQPEPEQPGQTPQVNAEEGLKIHPAFIAVAAAILMLWAAYIIWRNRADIHFYLLRLRRGKPLTPDEKVIVETEHWLGYMRRKGFGRASHETLRESVDRWSIEAPERAAILQQLLRRFEQARYSPSSVTAEDWRQVRKQVSLLHKEGRTRRWAGRKAAPDQKDKV